The sequence below is a genomic window from Thiomonas intermedia.
CTACAGCAAGCTCGGCCAGATCGGCCCCAACCTGGGCACGCGCAGCCGTGTCGAGGCCCTCGCAGCACAAGTGCGCGTTCAGGCTCTGGACTGACGCCAACCGATCACAACAACACAGGAGACCCGCATGCCATCGCTATTCGCCACCATCGCGGCCGACGAGCGCACCGTTGCCGGTGTGCTCGCCGCCGAGGCTTTGCGCCAGGCTGCCGCAAAGCGACATCAAACCCTCGAAATCGAGGTCCGTACCACCGAGGGCGTGCTCAACCCCTTGTCGCGCAGCCAGACGGCCGCTGGAGGCCTCTGGCTGGCCATCGGGGAGACCGATGCCCACGACCCGCGCATGGCAGGCCTGCACCGCGTCGGCGCCACGCTGGACGAGGTGCTGGCCAACGCCGACGCGGTGTTGAGCCGCGCCCTGCAGCCGCCATCCACCGCGACGCCCGCAGCACCGGCGCAGGCCAAGACGGCGGCCGCGCGCATCGTGGCCATCACCTCCTGTCCTACCGGCATCGCCCACACCTTCATGGCCGCCGAAGCCATCGAGCAGGCCGGCAAGGCGCTGGGCCATGTCGTGAAGGTCGAGACCCAGGGCTCGGTGGGTTCGCAGAACACGCTCAGCGACGACGACATCGCGCAGGCCGACGTGGTGCTGATCGCCGCGGACCGGCAGGTCGATCTGTCGCGCTTCGGCGGCAAGCGTGTGTTGCAGACCAGCACCAAGCCCGCGATCCACGACGGCCAGGCCCTGATCAGGCGCGCGCTGACCGAGGCGCAGGTATTGAACCCTGCAGGCAGCAGCGGCTTAGACCCTTCGGCCAAGCGCGAAAAGGCCGCCGTGCTGCGGGCCGGGCCTTACAAACACCTGATGACCGGCGTGTCGTTCATGCTGCCCTTCATCACGGCCGGCGGCCTGCTCATCGCCCTGTCGTTCGCGCTGGGCGGCATCTATGTGTTCAAGCCCGAACATGCGGGCACGCTGGGCTACGAGCTGTTCCAGATCGGCGCCAAGGCGGCGTTCGCGCTCATCGTGCCGGCGCTGTCGGGCTACATCGCCTACTCGATTGCCGACCGCCCAGGCATTGCGCCCGGCATGATCGGCGGCATGATCGCGTCGTCCATCGGCGCGGGCTTTCTGGGCGGCATCGTCTCGGGCTTTATCGCGGGCTATGGCACCGACTGGTTCAACCGGCATCTCAAGCTCAACCGGCATGTCGAGGGGCTCAAGCCCGTGCTCATCCTGCCCTTGCTGGGCACCCTGCTGACCGGTCTGCTGATGATCTACGTGGTCGGCACGCCGGTGGCGCAGGCACTGGCCTTCCTCACCGACTGGCTCAAGAGCATGCAGGGCGCCAGCGCCATCCTGCTCGGCCTGCTGCTGGGCGCGATGATGGCCTTCGACATGGGAGGCCCGGTGAACAAGGCGGCCTACACCTTCGCCACGGGCCTGCTCGCCAGCCAGATCTTCACCCCCATGGCCGCGGTGATGGCCGCGGGCATGACGCCGCCTCTGGCCGTGGCCCTGGCGACGCGGCTGTTCCCCAGCCGTTTCACCGTGGATGAACGCGAGGCCTGGGGTGCCACCGGCCTGCTCGGCCTTTCGTTCATCACCGAAGGGGCCATTCCCTACGCGGCGCGAGACCCGCTGCGCGTCATCCCGGCCAATATGATCGGCTCGGCCATTGCCGGGGCGATCTCGATGGTGGCCGCCGTGCAGTTGCGGGTGCCGCACGGCGGCGTGTTCGTCCTGCCCATTCCGAATGCCGTCTCGCATCTGGGCATGTACGTGCTGGCCCTGGTCGTGGGCACCGCGGTCAGCGCCGTGCTGCTGGGTCTGCTCAAGAAGAAAGTGAGCTGAACGCACGACGCAGGCCGCCGGGTGCGGCCTGCGCCAGGGCCGCTTCGCCTCAGCCTCGCGTCCGGCCGGTCAGTGCGATCATCTCGCGCGCTTCTTCCGGCTCGGGCAGCCCGCTGGCCACGGCCAGCGCCATGATGGCGATGCTGATGATGACCACCACGACCATGCCCTGATAGAACGTCAGCAGGCCCGTGCCGCCGATGAGATCCTTCGGCCCGAGATAGGTCACCAGCCACATGGCGAAGAAATAAGGCGCCAGCCACCAGGCACCTCTCCACTGCAGATGGCTCAGCTTGCCGCCATGGGTTGCGGCCTGGTAGAGCGTGAACAGCACGAAGATGATGGCGAGGCCGCCGAACAGGAAGTTGTCGGTACCGGCGCCCGACCAATAGATGATGAAGTTGGACACGATGAACGCCAGCGGCGCCCACAGCCCGGCGCCCTTGAGGGTGTAGGGGCGCGGATAGGTGCCCAGCGGCAGGCTGCGCCGCAGCGTCATGAGCGCCACCGGGCCGATACCGTAACCCAGCACCGTGGCCGAGGAGATGAAGGTCACGATCTTCTGCCACGACGGAAAAGGCAGGAAGAACAGAATGCCCACGATCCAGGTGATCCACAGCCCGGTGGATGGCGCTCCATGCTTGTTGAGTTTGGCGAACCAGGGCGTGGACAGGCCGTCCTTGCCGGTGGCGTAGACCACGCGCGCGGTGGTGCCGCCGTACACCAGCCCGGTGCCCGCCGGGGACACCACCGCGTCGATATAGAGCAGGATGGCCAGCCAGCTCATGCCCAAAATCACCGCCAGCCCGGCGAACGGACCCGACACCCCGGTGAAGTGCAGCTTGTCCCAGCCCTGCGCGATGTCGGCCGGGCTCACCGCGCCGATCAGCGCCACCTCCAGCCCGATGAAGATCGCCGCGGCGATGAGCACCGAGCCGATGATGGCGATCGGCACGTCGCGCTGCGGATTGGTGGCCTCACCCGACAGCTCGATGGCCTGGCGGAAACCCAGATAGCTGAACACGATGCCCGAGGTTGCGATCGTGGCAATGGTGCCCTGCAGGCCGAAGGGCGCAAAGCCGTGCGCGGTGAAGTTGCCCGTATGGAAGGACGAGACCATGAGCGCCACGATGGCCAGAACCGGGATGATGAGCTTCCAGATCATCAGCGTGTTGCCCAGCCGCAGCAGGGCGCGCACGCCCCAGGCGTTGATGAGGATGAACACGCCCAGCAGCACGACACTGATGGCCATGCCTTCGTCGGTGAGCAGCGAGGTCTTGGCATCGACCAAGCCCGGCAGGTAGTTGTTGGCGTAGGTCACCACGGCCAGCACCTCCGCCGGAGCGACGGTGACATAGCCGAGAAACACCACCCAGCTCACGACGGCCGCTGCCAGGTGGCCGTGGCTCAATTTGGGAAAGGTGATGACCGCCCCCATGCCCGGAAACGAACTGGTGAGCTCGGCATTGACGAAGGCCAGCACCAGAATGGCCGCACCGCCGATGGCCCAGGACAGGGTGCTGGCCGGTCCGGCCTGCGTGGCGGCCGTGAGCGGCGCGAACAGCCAGCCCGACCCGATGATGGCCGTGAGACTGGCGAACAGCAGGCTCCAGATTCCCGCCGCCTTGCGGATGCTTTTTCCCGGCCTGGAGGCATGTGGGGCCTGACCGATCTGAACGCTCGACATGATGTGTGTCTCCTGTTGATGTTTTGGTAGATGGGTTTTATGCCGAACCTCCGTGCAATGCCGTTTGAAAACGTAACGACCGCGGCGCCGCGAAACATCTCCTTTCCGATCCGTCCGGCGCTCGCCCTGCGGTGCCACCCTCCATTCGCTATGCTTGAAACATGAACAAACAACGCCTCTTGCGCCACAAGCGCAGCCATCTCACCGACCGCAACTTCCCCAGCGCGGGTGAAGATGCCGCGCTCGTGGCCAAAGAACCCTCGCCCTACGATCAGCCGGGCAGCAGCTACAAGCTGGCGTTCACCGACACCGAGTTCATCTTGCGCGAGGAGATGCGCGCGGTGCGCATGCAGCTCGAACTGCTCAAGCCCGAGCTGATCCAGACCGAGCACGGCATCGAATCGACCATCGTCATCTTCGGCAGCGCGCGCGTCCTCCCCCGCGACGTGGCGCAGCAGCGTCTGACCGAGGCCATGGCCAGGGACGACGATGCCGCCGTGGCGCGTGCGCGCATGCAGCTCGACATGTCGCGCTACTACGAGGAGGCGCGGCGCTTCGCCACCATCGTCACCCGCGCCACCTGCGACGCCGATGCGCCGCTGGTGGTCGTCACCGGAGGCGGGCCGGGCATCATGGAGGCGGGCAACCGCGGCGCGTTCGAAGCCCATGGCAAGAGCGTCGGCCTGAACATCGTGCTGCAGCACGAGCAGTATCCCAACCCCTACATCACGCCGGAACTGTGCTTCCAGTTCCACTACTTCGCGCTGCGCAAGATGCACTTCCTCATGCGCTCGGTGGCGCTGGTGTGCTTTCCCGGCGGTTTCGGCACGCTCGACGAGCTGTTCGAGGTGCTCACCCTCACCCAGGCCAGCAAGGTGCGCCGCCGCCCCATCCTGCTGTTCGGCGAGTCGTTCTGGCGCAAGCTGATCAACTTCGACTTTCTCGTGGAAACCGGCATGATCTCCCCGGAAGACGTGCATCTGTTTCACTTCGTCGAAACCGCAGAGCAGGCCTGGACGGTGCTGACGCAGGCGTTCGAGCTGGAGTCTCCCCAGGAAGACGCCGGGACCGAGGCGTCAGAATGACTCCACCCAACCTCGTCCATCTCATTGGCGCGCCAACCGATATCGGCGCCGGCGACCGTGGCGCCTCCATGGGCCCCGAGGCCCTGCGCGTGGCCGGGATCGACCGAGCCCTGCGCGGCCAGGGCCTGACGGTGCATGACACCGGCAATCTCGTCGGCCCGCAAAATCCGTGGCAGCCTCCGGTCGAAGGCTATCGGCACCTGCCCGAAGTGATCGCCTGGAATGCCGCGGTGCATCAGGCCGTGGGCGAGGCCTTGCGGGCCGACGCCCTGCCCATTCTGCTGGGCGGCGACCACTGTCTGG
It includes:
- a CDS encoding PTS fructose transporter subunit IIC gives rise to the protein MPSLFATIAADERTVAGVLAAEALRQAAAKRHQTLEIEVRTTEGVLNPLSRSQTAAGGLWLAIGETDAHDPRMAGLHRVGATLDEVLANADAVLSRALQPPSTATPAAPAQAKTAAARIVAITSCPTGIAHTFMAAEAIEQAGKALGHVVKVETQGSVGSQNTLSDDDIAQADVVLIAADRQVDLSRFGGKRVLQTSTKPAIHDGQALIRRALTEAQVLNPAGSSGLDPSAKREKAAVLRAGPYKHLMTGVSFMLPFITAGGLLIALSFALGGIYVFKPEHAGTLGYELFQIGAKAAFALIVPALSGYIAYSIADRPGIAPGMIGGMIASSIGAGFLGGIVSGFIAGYGTDWFNRHLKLNRHVEGLKPVLILPLLGTLLTGLLMIYVVGTPVAQALAFLTDWLKSMQGASAILLGLLLGAMMAFDMGGPVNKAAYTFATGLLASQIFTPMAAVMAAGMTPPLAVALATRLFPSRFTVDEREAWGATGLLGLSFITEGAIPYAARDPLRVIPANMIGSAIAGAISMVAAVQLRVPHGGVFVLPIPNAVSHLGMYVLALVVGTAVSAVLLGLLKKKVS
- a CDS encoding APC family permease, producing the protein MSSVQIGQAPHASRPGKSIRKAAGIWSLLFASLTAIIGSGWLFAPLTAATQAGPASTLSWAIGGAAILVLAFVNAELTSSFPGMGAVITFPKLSHGHLAAAVVSWVVFLGYVTVAPAEVLAVVTYANNYLPGLVDAKTSLLTDEGMAISVVLLGVFILINAWGVRALLRLGNTLMIWKLIIPVLAIVALMVSSFHTGNFTAHGFAPFGLQGTIATIATSGIVFSYLGFRQAIELSGEATNPQRDVPIAIIGSVLIAAAIFIGLEVALIGAVSPADIAQGWDKLHFTGVSGPFAGLAVILGMSWLAILLYIDAVVSPAGTGLVYGGTTARVVYATGKDGLSTPWFAKLNKHGAPSTGLWITWIVGILFFLPFPSWQKIVTFISSATVLGYGIGPVALMTLRRSLPLGTYPRPYTLKGAGLWAPLAFIVSNFIIYWSGAGTDNFLFGGLAIIFVLFTLYQAATHGGKLSHLQWRGAWWLAPYFFAMWLVTYLGPKDLIGGTGLLTFYQGMVVVVIISIAIMALAVASGLPEPEEAREMIALTGRTRG
- a CDS encoding TIGR00730 family Rossman fold protein; this encodes MNKQRLLRHKRSHLTDRNFPSAGEDAALVAKEPSPYDQPGSSYKLAFTDTEFILREEMRAVRMQLELLKPELIQTEHGIESTIVIFGSARVLPRDVAQQRLTEAMARDDDAAVARARMQLDMSRYYEEARRFATIVTRATCDADAPLVVVTGGGPGIMEAGNRGAFEAHGKSVGLNIVLQHEQYPNPYITPELCFQFHYFALRKMHFLMRSVALVCFPGGFGTLDELFEVLTLTQASKVRRRPILLFGESFWRKLINFDFLVETGMISPEDVHLFHFVETAEQAWTVLTQAFELESPQEDAGTEASE